The Rhineura floridana isolate rRhiFlo1 chromosome 15, rRhiFlo1.hap2, whole genome shotgun sequence genome window below encodes:
- the LOC133370978 gene encoding trypsin-like isoform X1 — MTQIDRAGGVWFFSPLPIVGQWSGGAELLFRVSAQTGERIIGGSECWPHSQPWQVFIFDNRLTRCGGALIHEQWVVTAGHCLGRNLAIHLGEHDLRKQDDGEQNTKAVQLIRHPEFEPTSLKNDIMLLQLDPPAILGDTAKTIPLTKDCAPTGTKCVVSGWGATTFPTVNYAYVLQCLDSTILSKDICKSTYGTYFSDHQICAGLMEEGKDSCQGDSGSPLVCNGTLHGLVSWGAEKCASKKSPAIYTEICKFRKWIDDTMAANNKNSTSKG, encoded by the exons ATGACGCAAATAGATCGCGCCGGTGGAGTTTGGTTTTTTTCTCCGCTTCCTATCGTTGGCCAATGGAGCGGCGGGGCGGAGCTACTTTTTAGAG TGTCAGCGCAGACTGGTGAGCGCATCATCGGGGGATCCGAGTGTTGGCCACACTCCCAGCCCTGGCAAGTCTTCATTTTTGATAATCGACTAACTCGGTGTGGTGGAGCCTTGATCCATGAGCAGTGGGTGGTTACAGCCGGACACTGTCTAGGAAG AAATCTCGCAATCCATCTTGGGGAACATGATCTGCGCAAGCAAGACGATGGGGAACAGAATACCAAGGCGGTCCAGCTCATCCGCCACCCTGAGTTCGAGCCAACATCACTGAAAAATGATATCATGCTTCTGCAGCTGGATCCCCCTGCCATCCTGGGGGATACAGCTAAGACCATTCCTCTGACTAAAGACTGTGCACCCACTGGGACAAAGTGTGTGGTATCTGGCTGGGGCGCTACTACTTTCCCCACAG TAAATTATGCCTACGTCCTGCAATGTTTGGATTCAACCATCCTGTCAAAAGACATATGCAAGTCTACATATGGAACCTACTTTTCAGACCACCAGATTTGTGCAGGACTAATGGAAGAAGGCAAAGACTCATGCCAG GGTGATTCTGGGAGCCCCTTGGTTTGCAATGGGACACTTCATGGTTTGGTGTCGTGGGGAGCGGAGAAGTGTGCATCCAAGAAAAGCCCTGCCATCTACACAGAGATATGCAAATTCAGGAAGTGGATTGACGATACCATGGCTGCAAATAACAAAAACAGCACCAGTAAGGGCTGA
- the LOC133370978 gene encoding cationic trypsin-3-like isoform X2, whose translation MPSSNQGSRPFLQRLLSCGMPCQENCIKDHHWFRRNLAIHLGEHDLRKQDDGEQNTKAVQLIRHPEFEPTSLKNDIMLLQLDPPAILGDTAKTIPLTKDCAPTGTKCVVSGWGATTFPTVNYAYVLQCLDSTILSKDICKSTYGTYFSDHQICAGLMEEGKDSCQGDSGSPLVCNGTLHGLVSWGAEKCASKKSPAIYTEICKFRKWIDDTMAANNKNSTSKG comes from the exons ATGCCCAGCAGTAACCAGGGCTCAAGACCTTTCCTGCAGAGGCTCCTATCCTGTGGAATGCCTTGCCAGGAGAACTGCATCAAGGACCATCACTGGTTCAGGCG AAATCTCGCAATCCATCTTGGGGAACATGATCTGCGCAAGCAAGACGATGGGGAACAGAATACCAAGGCGGTCCAGCTCATCCGCCACCCTGAGTTCGAGCCAACATCACTGAAAAATGATATCATGCTTCTGCAGCTGGATCCCCCTGCCATCCTGGGGGATACAGCTAAGACCATTCCTCTGACTAAAGACTGTGCACCCACTGGGACAAAGTGTGTGGTATCTGGCTGGGGCGCTACTACTTTCCCCACAG TAAATTATGCCTACGTCCTGCAATGTTTGGATTCAACCATCCTGTCAAAAGACATATGCAAGTCTACATATGGAACCTACTTTTCAGACCACCAGATTTGTGCAGGACTAATGGAAGAAGGCAAAGACTCATGCCAG GGTGATTCTGGGAGCCCCTTGGTTTGCAATGGGACACTTCATGGTTTGGTGTCGTGGGGAGCGGAGAAGTGTGCATCCAAGAAAAGCCCTGCCATCTACACAGAGATATGCAAATTCAGGAAGTGGATTGACGATACCATGGCTGCAAATAACAAAAACAGCACCAGTAAGGGCTGA
- the CTU1 gene encoding cytoplasmic tRNA 2-thiolation protein 1, whose product MPAPAFCSSCGAHRAALRRPKTGQALCRECFVAAFEAEVHGTIVAARLFQPGETVAIGASGGKDSTVLAHVLRLLNERHGYGLRLLLLSVDEGITGYRDDSLAAVRRNRGRLGLPLHVVSYQELYGWSMDLIARHIGPKNNCTFCGVFRRQALDRGAALLGADKIATGHNADDVAETVLMNFLRGDVGRLRRCAEILTGSEGQLPRCKPLKHTYEKEIVLYAYFQGLDYFSTECVYAPNAYRGHARTLLKDLEATRPSTVADLVHSGERLAVREDVRMPTQGTCQRCGYLSSQLLCKACVLLEGLNRGLPRLGIGKPSRLQKALLDGEKAEASLREEEGPGQATQGPRTIDF is encoded by the exons ATGCCGGCGCCGGCCTTCTGTTCCAGCTGCGGGGCGCACCGCGCCGCGCTCCGTCGGCCCAAGACGGGCCAGGCGCTGTGCCGGGAGTGCTTCGTGGCGGCTTTCGAGGCGGAGGTGCACGGCACCATCGTGGCGGCGCGCCTCTTCCAGCCGGGCGAGACGGTGGCCATCGGGGCGTCGGGCGGCAAGGACTCCACGGTGCTGGCGCACGTGCTGCGGCTACTGAACGAGCGCCACGGCTACGGCTTGCGCCTGCTGCTGCTCTCCGTGGACGAGGGCATCACCGGCTACCGGGACGACTCGCTGGCCGCCGTGCGCCGCAACCGCGGCCGCCTGGGGCTGCCGCTGCACGTGGTCTCCTACCAGGAGCTCTACGGCTGGAGCATGGACCTCATCGCCCGCCACATCGGCCCCAAGAACAACTGCACCTTCTGCGGCGTCTTTCGACGGCAGGCGCTCGACCGAGGCGCTGCCCTGCTCGGAGCCGACAAGATCGCCACAG GCCACAATGCCGATGACGTCGCTGAGACGGTGCTGATGAATTTCCTGCGGGGAGATGTTGGGCGCCTTAGGCGCTGTGCAGAAATACTGACAGGAAGTGAGGGGCAGCTGCCACGGTGCAAGCCGTTAAAGCACACCTATGAGAAGGAGATTGTGCTGTACGCTTACTTCCAGGGCTTGGACTACTTCAGCACTGAGTGCGTGTATGCACCCAATGCCTACCGTGGCCATGCCCGCACCCTGCTCAAAGACCTTGAAGCCACGCGGCCCAGCACGGTGGCCGACCTGGTGCACTCGGGCGAGCGGCTGGCGGTGCGCGAGGACGTCCGCATGCCCACTCAGGGCACATGCCAGCGATGTGGGTACCTCTCCAGCCAGCTCCTCTGTAAAGCGTGTGTGCTACTAGAAGGGCTCAATCGCGGTCTCCCTCGGCTGGGCATTGGCAAGCCCAGCCGCCTCCAGAAGGCTTTGTTGGATGGGGAGAAGGCGGAGGCCAGCTTGCGGGAAGAGGAAGGCCCTGGGCAGGCAACCCAAGGCCCAAGGACAATAGACTTCTGA